Below is a genomic region from Argiope bruennichi chromosome 3, qqArgBrue1.1, whole genome shotgun sequence.
AGCTAGGTTCAGATTCAAGAATCAAGCAAGTATCTCCTCTGGCCGTAATTTAAGATTCCGAGATCCATCTCAAAATAATCTTCGCTTAGTGCCAGCGTGAGAGATAGttctcaataaaatttcttacatataATTCGCGtttcgaatcaaatttttaaaagtaatgtttatCGTTCATAATTAACTTGGAATgcataaattatatacaaatatagcATGCAAGTTCTTTTTTGATTTCTGatcaattatagaaaataaattgcttGATTTATCTAATACACATTTTGCAAGTGGcggtatataattaaaaaatgacaaacaatcaagcaaacttttttatgaaatgatcGTTTCAAGCAGAAATACTAATGATTTTTCAGCAACCATTTATAAAAAACGAATGCattataaggagaaaaaaatgttgatgtaTAAAGATAAGAGCTTTCTAGGTATATGTTCTAGAGTGTTTAAATTCGAAACACTATGTATAGGTAACTAAACTAAAAGTACTCAACATAGCAGTAATTAGtttcgttgatgaaaaaaatattataggtaAAAATAAGATACCATCTTTTTTTGCATGTTGCAAAACTCGTCatatttgaatgtttaattttaaactttttcaagtctcaaataaataaaaataaataaaagcagttcTTATAAAACAtagtttaattattgttttctaatCTTAAGGCTTATTGTTTCCCCAACACACTACCAGATGGCACCATAGATGCtattatttatacagaaatttaagTTTACTTTGGATGAACAGATAATCgagttctaaaaatatgaaataaatactaGATCACCATCAAGAGTACGTtaagtatacaaaatttgaaatctcaGCATATCAACAAGCTTGCAAAACGCAAATAAACAGACAAAGTTTACCTTgtataaatatgacaaaaaaaaacaaaaaaaaaaaaaaacaaaaaaaaacaattacatgAAAAAGGATgtatgtgaaataataaaaaattaatttctgtaaacacatacaaaaatcccttttaagatttaattatgatttgaaaTCATTACTTCTCACATTTCcacgttttatattttttttcgcaCCTGTAAAATGCATAATGcaagcatttcttttctttttaccaGATTAGTTGTGGAATTCTCGGAACAAAGATGCCTAATGTCTACGGAATAAATGAGcaataattttgagttaaaaatcaACTCATTAGAAGTTTCACAAAATGAAGAGTTTCAGCTATTACTACCAATTAAATTATTCGCTGGACATTTAAAAATGGCTTAACCAAAATTATTATGTTAGAAAAACCATATATTCTAAAAgcattaattacagattaatgtCCTTCTTAATCTAAAGGATGTTgctctttctttcaaaaattacttttaatgtaattttttttctaaatttttaaaacttttctggaAAACATTTATGCATCCTGAgttgttaataaaaaaactaaggatggaaaaaattattctgaaatataaattaaaaaaatttttgacctTCAAATTATTATCAGATTTtctagataataatattttttgaatgaaaactaataacaaaattttgtattgtatatataAGTCAATATACAGGAATTATCTCATGATATTTTCCTCTAttgaaagtaaaaacataaaaatattaagtttcgaaatgtgaaattaatttctaattatcatGGTAAGAActgtagatatatttaatttatttaaaatgctgttttaacttaaaaaactttgatgtaaagaaaatttatcgCGTTATTCATTTTCATGCAATCGGCAACTGTGGATGATAAAGCAAAATGatggatatatttataatttacctcttgctttatttaaaattatatttatatgaatgttaaggcttaaagattaataataaatttgaataattttctttaaatactatgcttattcaagaaataaactatttatacTACTATTATCCTCTTCTTATAGGCACCTCAAGCTTATAAATTCGGTTACGAAATCAAAGACGATAAACATGGCCATCAATATCGCCATGAGGAAAAGGATGCTAAAGGCAACGTCCAGGGTCGATTTGGTTATCGCGATGCTAAGGGACAGTATCGTGAAGTGGATTATGTTGCCGATGGTTATGGTTTTCGTGCAAAGATTAAAACCAACGAAGCTGGTGTAAGCGACCAACAACCTGCTGATGTTAAAATAGAGAAGGACAAAAATGAAGCTCTGAGCGAGTACCCTCAACATGGAGATATCAGCCGTTCAGTTGTTCCAAATGCAGACTATAATCATGGAAATGGTGGTGAATCTGAACAATACCATCAACAACCACCTAAAGAACCCGGGTATGAAAACCAACACCAACAGTCTGTAAATTACGAATCTCATTCCAATCATCCTTATACTGCACAAGAACCTCGTGGAAATTACCATCAGAGTAAAAGTGAAGTTCCTGAAAAACATAAAGAGGAGCCCATTGCTGCGGTTAACAGATATTTTGTCAGGGAAGAAGACCCGCATGAGAATAGCCCTTCTCTGAGACCTTACCAGAAAAATCATGATGTAATTTATCAAAGAGAACAGCCTCGGCAGTATATCCCATCCCCAAAAGAGCACCAAAGTAATACTGATATCTACGACAGAGAACAACCTCAGGAGCACGATCCTTCTCCAAAAGAATACCATGATAAACCTGAAACAGGTTACAAGAGGGAACCGGTTCATGAGGACTATTATGATTCTCCTGATATTGTCTACAAACCAGAACCTGAACAAATCCCTTCTCCTAAATACTATCATGATGTACCTGAAAGTGTTTATAAAAAGAGGCATTATCAGAATCAAAAAGATAAAACCAGGAGGCCTTCCACTTATCAATATGAAGTTGATAGCAATGATAACAATTACAGATATCCTAAACGCCCATCTTCCGAAACTTATCAGCCTCCTTCAAGTGATGCCTATACTGCTTATGAAAAACAATATCCTGCCCATAAATATCAAGTGCATATTCCTGGTGAACATGGGGTGAATTTGAAAGAAGAGAGACATGCGATTAATGACCATGATGGTTACAGAAATCCAAATGCCGATAAAGATTCCGAGTACCATTCGAAGCATGTAATTTTGCCTCAAACTGGACACCAAAATGTCCACGTTTATCCTGATGAGAATCCACATTATCATGTCCTCAAAGAGCAGGATTATCCTATTAAAGAGAGACATGTAGTAAAATATGATTATGATGGCGAAAATAAAGTAGGATACGCAGAACCAGCCAAAGATGCCCCTAGGCACGTTCCTGTTTCTCATCAGTATATTCGTGTAATAGAAGAACCTCATCAGCCAATTTCTGGCAcctatgaaaaagaaaattcgccATACGTACACAGACCGATCGCACACCTAAGACCTGAATCCCAACCTCATTCAGTAGTGGTTCTGGGTCCCAGAAATCAAGCTCATCCTCCACAGCATGAGGTAGTTTATGCAGAGCGAGAACATGAGCAACCACGATCAGAAGCGTATCATGTACTCCAGCGAAACCATCCTGTTCAGTATGAAGATAAAAGTGAAGCACCAAAAATAAGTCACAGGGAATCTTCAAGGCATGCTTCTAGACATGATGAATCGCAACCTTTCCAGAAAGCTGTTCTTGAATTAAATTCTGATGTGTAtaaagaatttcttgaaaataaatcacCAGGCCGCATTGTTGCAATTCCTGTCAATCAGCTAAATAATGGTCATTCTGATTCTGCTAAGAGTCACTTACATCCAGTGTCAGAAAAGCCTCATGGCGTTCTTCACATTCCCCTGGATGGCAAATCACGATCTACAATTGATCTAAAAAACCTTCCTCTGGTCTTACAAATTCCTGGCGGGAAAGATGCAAATTACCAAAAACCCCAAAGATTATATCAAGAACGTGTTGTAGAAGATAAGGTGCCAATTATTTATGCTCATGCCTCAAGGTCACCAGTAGTTTCTGTCCCCAAATCAAGTGgcagattgaataaaaataaagaatacgaGAAGTCAAAATGGATACCTATGACACCATCATGGAGAAACAAGTTAAGAAGGAAATCCGAAGACGACGAATCGCCTGCTGTCAAACATCTTTATCCTCAAGAATCAAGAATTCCTAGAGGAGCTCTGAGGCTTTCAGATGGAGGgatttatcatattttagaaaGCGAAAGTTCAGACCGATTATCAAATATCAGGAAAAAACCAAGTAAAAGTAAAGCTACTCGCAGAGTAAGCTCACGTAGCGGAAAACAAAAGGCAAAACAAAGTGCTCGGTCTTCAAGTTAAGGTTTCTTTGTTAAGCAGGATGAAATGGCAATCGAATATCGTTCAAATCACAATCACCTAAATCATTTTTGATGAGAACAGTTGAAGAATGTTTTTATcaatgttatgataaaaataaatcgaaagttTTCCAAACTgtgtaaaagataattaaatgtgACCAGAAAAGATAAATGCCTATTAAAAACGAATTTGTTACAAGTGAAAGAAATTGTAGGGAATTTTCTTATTTCGCACCGAACAGCATTAGAATGATCTTCACACACAGTTTGGTAGAAGGTAGATTATGTTTTTCACGTATGGaacattcaaaattcataaaaaaaacttcataacgAAAGAGTTCGATTGCCTTTGTCAATTCTTCTGAgcatttattatcataaattaaatctatGGAACACAAGTATACTCTGTGATGAGTAGGCCGAGAAAATCTCTTGCACCAGATATGTTCTACAGTATTAATCAAGCACAGTTgagattttctgaaaatgaaaattcaaatcaatgtTAAAATTCTGTGCTTTCATTCTGAAGCTGCTCAGATTCGAAGTTCATATGAAAACTTTTAGTGAGGTGGCTAAAATATTTCCATAGCTTTTTCTCTGAGCAGCAATTTATTGTTGTATATAGTATTACGCTTTGAATATACCTGCCTTGTATAAGAATTGTGTAATGTCTTTCCtcgttttgtaaaataaaaaagttacttATAGTTTGTACCTTTTTTCATAaacatctcaaaaaataatcctttttaatttgtttaaaaaatttaaatctttaatttctttttaaattgaatcagatttaaaaatatgtcaatttttcaagaaattttttgaattctatgTATATGTCTAAGGATTTCAAGAATTtgtgagaattttaaagatatttgattcattttaactaatatatttaacaaatacttCGAACAATCTACTGGTACCTGAATTGAGAATGATTTCCCCCTGCATGCAAACTTGGACACAAAAAGGCATGAtgcaaaatatgaatatattttgatattattttaaagcatttattcataatatttgtattgatacgtctcaaaaatattatgccattttaatattcctttaaaaatttcgcAATGTCGATTATTACTAACATGTATAAATATGACTACAGATCCCAGCAGTACAAATGATAGAATTCAGTTATGACAAATgtgaaatacaaaaatgaaaaagattcttatcataaattttaattgatgaaagagaaataaatgatgagtattttttaaattttatggaaaaaaaattgttgtcgCTGTAGGTGAAAAGTTTAAATGTGActggaaatgaaaacaatttctttaagtaaatatttaaaatattgcactgTTGAAATAACTGAGgcttattcaatttatttaaaactaattgatGTTATTAgcttttcaaaagaagaaaatattttcatgttcttaattaaaaaaattaattaactactaccaaactttcaaaaatattttattgtgttttagcatctgtgaataaaatttgttgtatttgtatcataaaaaaagacaaggttaaaaaattttatgcaaaataataatgatttcatatgaaataattattatattgcacAGATATTCTAaacttctataattttattttcaattacggTGATAATGCAAATGATACAATTgcatcaaatgatttttaaatctaggttgcttttctaaaaaaaatcgaacgcattaaattattatcaaagactactgaatgttaattttttccttaatatcattaataattttaataaaagcacacaatttaattaaacattgaaaatggaaaattaatggtaaataaacaaaattatttcttcagtatTTCTATTCAATCGAAATAtcaaaattgatgataaaataatattttctgtatatacaattgcaattttaaattatctaaaaatatgtatttgatcaTCACAAAATCGTCACTAAATTCTTTCCTGatgatgtataatattttaaaatgaaatttgcagaaaatctattggtaatttcaatttttactctcatttatatatataaaaaggatCCCCATAAGACCATAATTCTATTTGAATTTGAAACTGTAAGAACACTAAGAATGGTTCTTATAAacacagtaataaaataaatatagtggATCCTAAAATTGTTAGTATAGTTAcggattttaatgaaatactcatttatttcttactaaaattACTTGCTTACTTAAATATTACTTACTTTGTTTTCGATTCAGTTTTCTTTGTTAAAGCGTTTTATGTCATATTGCACAGaagaatatgataaatttattaatttagcaaTATATCGCATCGATTTCCCACtgctatgatttaaaaaatatcattttatgaagCCGCTTGTTATTCCCTTCCGTTTAGGaaccattttaaaatgttaaatagatCATGGGAAACTAAGCAGACAAAGATTAATGCCAAACGATTTTTCAAATGTAGccagaatgtaaaaataaaaataaaaagtgccaGACGATAATTTTAGCTATGAATTTATCCAAAAAAACCTTCAATGTATGAACATTTATGTAGTATCTCTGtcttcttatattttcaattttattcaaaaaacaagATAAGACAAAATcgattttttctccaaaaatatgaaaaaaaaaaaaaaattgcatggagtttatatgaaaaaatactggacatcatatttgaatttaatgcCAAGCTGCAACGCTTTTTCCTCACATTTGAAAAGTGTACGATTATTTTAAGGAATCACTGTATTTCCAATAAAAGATCATAGATACTTGTAAAATATAAcatgatactatttttttttaatcataaaccaattattaattttaatgaaaaatttaaataatcgttttcttttttgtctcttaaataaACTCATAATTAAAGATCGatctaaaataaattgatttcagaCTGAAATTATTCTTAACAGCAACACAATATCATGGTTTTTgcaattattaatagttattaaaaagattctatttattttttgtacatcaCGGGAAAGTTTATAAAGTATTGTCAACTATTTTATATTGCTATTTTcccagaaaaaaaagaatacattctGGATTccattcatcataattttaaacataatcgttgcatttttttttaaatcgagtaATACCAATTTTGTGCtaaggattttataaaattcagcttatgcaataataaaaatggacaaattaatatagaataaaagaattttattcaataagagTTTTGTACATCCTTTTTTCCAGGTAGTTTCCCAATAaccaatacaaaaatatatattttccctcTTAAATCAATTCTCAAACAGCTTTTGGCTTCAAATCGACGTACTGCATCAAGATGCATGCAAGTTAGTAAAATCAAGACTctgaaaatagattaatttgaaaaaagttttatatagcACAAATACTTTTGAAAACTCTTCAATACAGACAAATTTTTTCAAAGTCATTTTTTCTATAAGCATTTCAGGAATAAAATTTCACTGTTTACATAAACTATACACATAATGTTGCAGACATAAAACATGTATTAGTACAATgtgatttattcattattatcattaatatccTCAGTTAGTAATAACAGAAATCGATTATTGATATTATTcgattaatataatgaatataattatgctCGCTATCTAGCATAATGTACGATgtatttatgttttatgttaCGGCATGATGCCATGTTCTTTATCTTCTAATAAGATGTGGCATGGATTCTAATACTAAATTGTCGTAGAGCATTTGATTGGTAGCGCGTGAAAGTACGATGACGTCATTGTTGCAAGCAGATTATAATGTATCTTATTACAGAATTCTGTATAGTGAATTAATCTCTTAATGATATTACCTGTACTCAGAAATATGGTACACATTGCTAATTTATCTCtttatccaaatttatttattattattatgtttttttttaataaaatgttcaaagaaGCGACTTTGACATTAGATTAAAAGTCATTCCTTAACAGAGGAATATTTTGAGCTAGCTGTCACAACCAGTGCatcttccaaatttaaaaaaataatttttattaatgattaggCTAGcactcttaatatattttaatccttgaaatacaaaaaattttgaatccatattTAGGTGCATTGTTTACAATGAAAACAAGAggttcattattttttgaaaataaatgaattcaatctATTTAACTCAGCGCTATAGTAACAAAATGTAACTCGAAGTAATAATATATGAGCAGCATAAATAAcgaaattcacagaaaataagataaattccATTCGCATAAGTGACAAAAAACCACTTGGaggtttaaaagtattaaatatgataatttaataaataaactttttgaacTAATTAGCATGCTTTTCTAAatctcataaaattataattttgatgaataaagttataaaaaaatttaaattatcatttgtaaTCCATGGTTGAAAAAATCATGCTTCTATGAATTTTTAGGACCTAAATCTAAGCCATCCATTCCAACTTTGAAACAATATCTGActgtgattattttttatcagttaagttcttggaaaaattattattacatataggGAAAAGATCGAACAACTGTGTGACTTTAAACTGTggtgaaattctatttttcatttcttttccgtctttattttctcgtatacgaagctGACGAGAAGATTAAACCATCTTAAATCTAAGCCATCCATTCCAACTATGAAACAATATCTGActgtgattattttttatcagttaagttcttggaaaaattattattacatataggGAAAAGATCCAACAACCGTGTGACTTTAAACTGTggtgaaattctatttttcatttcttttaagtctttattttctcgtatacgaagctGACGAGAAGATTAAACCATCTTAAATCTAAGCTTtccattccaactttgaaaacatatttgaCTGTATGGCAATTTAAAACAAACAGAGCTAAGTTAACGAAATTAGAAACTGTACCAAAATTCCATTAAAAGTATGTCTATCTATCATTCAGTATATATCGATTTAGTGATTCAACTTCcatctcttttaataataaaactgaatgtcTGTGCGTCTGTGTTTATGTATTTTATGACCATCAAGCTATGCGggagatatttaattgaaagcaaaCAGAACCAGTGAATACAGGTTCTGTTTATTGGTTCTGAGCTGTGGTTTAGCAGTTTTGAAcggttttcatttttgaaaggcAAAACATCCTCGAAAACAGACCTTAATTTAGTATTTCTTCTATAGTAAGTTttaagaattatctttaaaaaaaaaagaattctacagTAAGTTCAATCgataatttttatgttctttctttttttaaagacataatttttgtttgctcggatttttatttttaggaataattttcaACTTTCCACCAAGTAAGTAAATaaccaaagaaaaaatattacaatcattaaaaaattcgaattctagattttaatgaatttctcttTGGGTTCTATGAGCAAGAAAAACGAAATTTTCTGACCAAACCAAAGTGGCCTTTTTTGCGATGGGGGAATAACTACCACAAAAACAAGAGCAATTGGGGAAGTTTTACTAAATTAACGATAAAAAGTTTGTTGTAACTGGTAGGAAAGAAGTAGCAATAAATTAGTGAAATAGGCAATTTATAGGGATCTGGACTTCCCaagattttttgtgatattttggaagttattttatcttgtgttttatttaattacaaaatataatcaaacataatcgatttaaaattaaatattgcttaaattaatCTTGGAATATTATTCCAGTAATATTTCTAACTCattacaatttacaaattttatgttacattaatcgtaattctaaaaaaaatatatggggttttataattaaaaaatgctccatccttttattaaatattttttagattgtgTCAGAAAAAGATTTGTCACTTAAAACAACTTATAAAAAGATTacattgaaatcaataaaagaataactGGTTTTGTAAATTTGCTGGAGAAAGAAGCCCATCGAAATCTACATTGCCTCACAGCTCCTAGAAGGTTTAAACCGGCCTTGCTAACTGAGGGGGAAAAGtaggaatttataaagaaaataccctttaaattgttattatttttctgttcaatatgatgaaaagtatgctttaatttttccaggaattttaatataattgacagaatatctttagttttattaatttacttggatttgaaaaagtattcattaattcaatattaacacattattatgagaaaattaaaccattttaataCTTACTTTTAGGAGctgtaaaaataatagaaaaattaaaatttagaaatatttttgtgtcCATAAAGTAATGTTTTCAATGAATCTAATtcaataatagcaaaaaaaaaaaaaaccttgcttaCCTTCAGTAGTTTTTGTTGCAGCCACTGTAGTTGCCGCCGCtagtgaaaaatataataagttaatactgaaaatatttaaaaatagcaaacgttgatttaatgtattaatatttctacTTTGTAGTGTAGAAATTTacatagaaaatatattgtaattaatcCGAGGTTTTGAAGAATCATTACGGTTTAAATCTccctcagaaaaataaaatgaaattcagatttgTGCCTGTCCGTTTTGTTAGTCGgatgcataaaaaaatgataaaataaagctCCCATCCGACGGCCCGTGCGCGCCTTGAGTCCAGCGCTTTTTCCTCCCTTTCCCTCCACTAGTGGTTTTCCGCGGTtatttgatgtctgttcattttactgaCAGTTTCAAAGAAGTTCCCGATCGACTTCCACAAGCGAAAGTGGTCCTACAATGGAGCAAATAGCAGATTTATAACCATATCCGTAAAGACAACGGGGAATGGGAACGG
It encodes:
- the LOC129963666 gene encoding sarcoplasmic reticulum histidine-rich calcium-binding protein-like; translated protein: MQLVDMVCSDMVRILLGLLVLTAIGLAEPDDEATPDLKRMPQPEAKAEPWASKPSEKRSDQYVDEYESTEERIELDHSPLDSQRHKPQLQDEYHEKQTIEYLDDDKAPQAYKFGYEIKDDKHGHQYRHEEKDAKGNVQGRFGYRDAKGQYREVDYVADGYGFRAKIKTNEAGVSDQQPADVKIEKDKNEALSEYPQHGDISRSVVPNADYNHGNGGESEQYHQQPPKEPGYENQHQQSVNYESHSNHPYTAQEPRGNYHQSKSEVPEKHKEEPIAAVNRYFVREEDPHENSPSLRPYQKNHDVIYQREQPRQYIPSPKEHQSNTDIYDREQPQEHDPSPKEYHDKPETGYKREPVHEDYYDSPDIVYKPEPEQIPSPKYYHDVPESVYKKRHYQNQKDKTRRPSTYQYEVDSNDNNYRYPKRPSSETYQPPSSDAYTAYEKQYPAHKYQVHIPGEHGVNLKEERHAINDHDGYRNPNADKDSEYHSKHVILPQTGHQNVHVYPDENPHYHVLKEQDYPIKERHVVKYDYDGENKVGYAEPAKDAPRHVPVSHQYIRVIEEPHQPISGTYEKENSPYVHRPIAHLRPESQPHSVVVLGPRNQAHPPQHEVVYAEREHEQPRSEAYHVLQRNHPVQYEDKSEAPKISHRESSRHASRHDESQPFQKAVLELNSDVYKEFLENKSPGRIVAIPVNQLNNGHSDSAKSHLHPVSEKPHGVLHIPLDGKSRSTIDLKNLPLVLQIPGGKDANYQKPQRLYQERVVEDKVPIIYAHASRSPVVSVPKSSGRLNKNKEYEKSKWIPMTPSWRNKLRRKSEDDESPAVKHLYPQESRIPRGALRLSDGGIYHILESESSDRLSNIRKKPSKSKATRRVSSRSGKQKAKQSARSSS